A window from Leuconostoc mesenteroides subsp. mesenteroides encodes these proteins:
- a CDS encoding DNA polymerase III subunit epsilon has translation MNANDTFVVVDLETTGHSVKKGGRIIQIGMTFIKKRQIVDNFETFVNPGQLIDRQIQQLTHISQKDVQNAPYFEEIAPLLQNLLQDTVIIAHNVNFDYPYLNDEFERTGFPLLSSAAIDTVQLAQILFPTAPGYRLLDLTTYLNITLKNAHRANADAHATALLFLKSWKKLEELPDITLKQLQQGDWPLLRQTQQFLKLVHSKNKQNFGTVEQVALLTNIIEQASHSSKSEQIDYPETSDEKVKLFGQWLTTNVAQNGLMDRTNQFLHKRTDGLLTILTGPRVGKTLAYLVPVILSGKTAVLLTNDESLQAQQVDIIANLTKLFSQSIQSAILYEPSEYIDVKKFAQTLTEKDTLQIQFFKARVLVWLTQTKTGLLREISVGVQNSDYVSSIRGDSHAQFFEKAYKDAHQANIIIMNFNTYFVQSQKLRESKNIEKWPVVVMETPTQFVDDLHDYFHVSLNVTAYQNTLKGLNHQELAGLTHKQRLFVRQSLSEALKLLKQILQSDNQRANLKRVERFLLITLHLKELFEISENSIPHEFQNTRDQLLKIRRLQLQKDIVVANEFFEVNGQTQTEVVFDILERAIYQEEFIANVHKLLIISEFLPTEITEFLRDVPESFTVEREFIHNDVQPIHVVQLQRSSPIVHLQTITQHNVGEILLIVPDEERVNHWYQKIKYAVTTNYNIVAEGITGSLEKIQRQSQTKRNNIIIVTPKIFSTMWLREQELPAIVIVPEREVWQPVSRLAYVLTQMQRHQNGILVSQLNAMQRNRFKQQIIVEKMNLKKSLEQQYERLLHDL, from the coding sequence ATGAACGCCAACGATACATTCGTGGTTGTTGATCTTGAGACCACAGGCCACAGCGTAAAAAAAGGTGGACGAATTATTCAAATTGGTATGACATTCATAAAGAAACGTCAAATTGTCGATAATTTTGAAACTTTTGTCAATCCAGGTCAATTAATTGATCGTCAAATTCAACAACTGACACATATATCACAAAAAGATGTGCAAAATGCACCGTATTTTGAAGAAATTGCGCCGTTATTGCAAAATTTACTGCAAGATACAGTGATTATTGCGCACAATGTTAATTTTGATTATCCGTATTTAAATGACGAATTCGAAAGAACTGGTTTTCCACTCTTAAGCTCTGCTGCTATTGATACAGTTCAGCTTGCTCAGATATTATTTCCAACGGCACCAGGCTATCGGTTATTAGATTTAACGACGTACTTAAATATCACGCTCAAAAATGCACATCGTGCCAATGCGGATGCGCATGCCACTGCTTTACTGTTTTTGAAATCTTGGAAAAAGCTTGAAGAATTGCCGGACATTACATTAAAGCAACTGCAACAAGGTGATTGGCCGTTACTACGTCAAACACAGCAATTTTTAAAGCTGGTTCATTCAAAAAACAAGCAAAATTTTGGTACTGTTGAGCAAGTTGCTTTGTTAACCAATATAATAGAACAAGCCAGTCATTCTTCTAAATCTGAGCAAATTGATTATCCAGAAACAAGTGATGAAAAAGTAAAGTTATTTGGTCAGTGGCTAACAACAAATGTTGCACAGAACGGTTTAATGGATCGTACCAATCAATTTTTACATAAGCGTACCGATGGTTTACTGACCATTTTGACTGGTCCAAGAGTTGGGAAAACTTTGGCCTATTTGGTTCCCGTTATTCTTAGTGGGAAAACAGCAGTTTTATTGACTAATGATGAGAGTTTACAAGCTCAGCAAGTAGATATTATTGCTAATCTGACAAAACTATTTAGCCAATCGATACAAAGTGCTATTTTGTATGAGCCTTCAGAGTATATAGATGTTAAAAAGTTTGCACAAACTTTAACAGAAAAAGATACATTACAAATTCAATTTTTTAAAGCTCGTGTTTTGGTTTGGCTGACCCAAACCAAAACAGGCTTACTTCGAGAAATTTCGGTAGGGGTTCAAAATAGTGACTACGTGTCATCCATTCGTGGTGACAGTCATGCACAATTTTTTGAGAAGGCTTATAAAGATGCGCACCAAGCTAATATCATCATCATGAACTTTAACACATACTTTGTGCAAAGTCAGAAACTGCGTGAATCGAAAAATATTGAAAAGTGGCCAGTTGTTGTCATGGAAACGCCAACACAATTTGTTGATGATTTACATGATTATTTTCACGTTTCTTTAAACGTTACGGCGTATCAAAATACCTTAAAAGGATTGAATCATCAGGAGTTGGCTGGTTTGACGCACAAACAGCGTTTATTTGTTCGTCAGAGTTTAAGTGAGGCATTAAAATTACTAAAACAAATATTGCAATCCGATAATCAACGAGCCAATTTAAAGCGAGTGGAACGGTTTTTATTGATAACGTTACATTTAAAAGAATTATTTGAAATTAGTGAAAATAGTATCCCTCATGAGTTCCAAAATACTCGAGATCAATTGTTGAAAATTAGACGCTTACAATTACAAAAAGACATTGTAGTGGCAAACGAATTTTTCGAAGTTAACGGACAAACTCAAACTGAAGTTGTATTTGATATTTTGGAGCGCGCAATTTATCAAGAAGAGTTTATTGCTAATGTTCATAAATTATTAATTATTAGTGAGTTTTTACCAACAGAAATTACTGAATTTTTACGTGATGTACCAGAGTCATTTACGGTTGAGCGTGAATTTATTCATAATGATGTACAACCAATTCATGTTGTACAATTACAGCGTTCGTCTCCAATAGTACATTTACAGACGATTACACAGCATAATGTTGGAGAAATACTGTTAATTGTTCCTGATGAAGAACGGGTTAATCATTGGTATCAAAAAATAAAATATGCAGTGACGACGAATTATAATATTGTCGCGGAAGGAATTACTGGCTCGTTGGAAAAAATACAACGGCAGAGCCAAACCAAGCGAAATAATATTATTATTGTTACCCCAAAAATTTTCTCAACAATGTGGCTCAGGGAGCAGGAATTACCTGCAATTGTCATTGTACCAGAACGTGAAGTGTGGCAACCGGTATCACGTCTGGCTTATGTTTTAACTCAAATGCAACGTCATCAAAATGGTATACTAGTTTCTCAACTGAATGCTATGCAACGTAATCGATTTAAGCAACAAATTATCGTTGAGAAGATGAACTTGAAAAAGAGTTTAGAACAACAATATGAGCGATTATTGCATGACCTCTAA
- the purB gene encoding adenylosuccinate lyase, producing MLERYSREQLRDIWSLKNQYQTWLDVEIAVDAGWVAEGHIPAEDLEKIRANAKFDVGRIAEIELSTRHDVVAFTRNVSESLGDERKWIHYGLTSTDVVDTAQALRLRQANDMIKKDLYDWREAIKRLAVQYKDTVMMGRTHGVHAEPTTFGLKMARFYASATRAIQRFERVAAEVETGKLSGAVGTFANVPPRVEEVAMKELGLKPQPVGSQVLPRDLHADYIQTIALIGTQMEELATEIRSLQRSEIHEVEEGFAKGQKGSSAMPHKRNPIGDENITGLARVLRGYAVTALENVTLWHERDISHSSAERIILADATALLDYMLNRHTGILNNLGVFPETMKKNMDRTYGLIYSQRLLLSLIDAGLSREQAYDTVQPLTARSWDEQLMFRDLVDADPTIQKNLTKEQVDDAFDYHYHLRHVDEIFKRVGLA from the coding sequence ATGCTTGAAAGATATTCACGAGAACAACTACGCGACATTTGGTCGCTTAAAAATCAATATCAAACATGGTTAGATGTTGAAATTGCTGTGGACGCTGGTTGGGTTGCTGAAGGGCACATTCCAGCTGAGGATCTTGAAAAAATACGTGCAAATGCAAAATTTGATGTAGGTCGAATAGCAGAAATAGAATTATCTACACGACACGATGTAGTTGCATTTACACGTAATGTATCTGAATCCTTGGGTGATGAGCGTAAGTGGATTCATTACGGACTAACTTCAACAGATGTTGTTGATACAGCACAAGCTTTACGCTTGCGTCAAGCAAATGATATGATAAAAAAAGATTTGTACGACTGGCGTGAAGCAATTAAAAGATTAGCCGTGCAGTATAAAGACACGGTCATGATGGGTCGTACACACGGGGTGCATGCTGAACCAACAACTTTTGGTTTAAAAATGGCACGTTTCTATGCTTCAGCAACACGCGCTATACAACGTTTTGAGCGTGTTGCGGCAGAAGTGGAGACCGGCAAACTTTCAGGAGCGGTTGGCACATTTGCAAACGTGCCACCACGTGTTGAAGAAGTCGCTATGAAAGAACTTGGGCTAAAGCCTCAACCAGTTGGTTCACAAGTGCTACCACGCGATTTGCATGCAGATTATATCCAGACAATTGCCTTGATTGGCACTCAAATGGAAGAGCTCGCTACCGAAATTCGTTCTCTACAGCGTTCTGAAATACATGAAGTTGAAGAAGGTTTTGCTAAGGGACAAAAGGGTTCATCGGCTATGCCACATAAGCGAAATCCAATTGGTGATGAAAATATTACTGGATTAGCACGTGTGCTACGTGGTTACGCAGTAACTGCACTGGAAAACGTTACACTATGGCATGAGCGCGATATTTCGCATTCTTCTGCAGAGCGTATCATACTTGCAGATGCAACCGCATTACTAGATTATATGTTAAACCGCCATACTGGCATTCTAAACAATTTAGGTGTATTCCCAGAAACAATGAAAAAGAATATGGATCGCACGTATGGTTTAATATATTCACAACGGTTACTGTTAAGTTTGATTGATGCGGGACTGTCACGTGAGCAAGCATATGACACTGTTCAACCTTTGACCGCCCGTTCCTGGGATGAGCAATTAATGTTCCGTGACTTAGTAGATGCAGATCCAACCATCCAAAAAAACTTAACGAAAGAACAAGTTGACGATGCATTTGATTATCATTATCATTTGCGACATGTTGATGAAATTTTTAAGAGAGTAGGACTAGCATGA
- the mvaD gene encoding diphosphomevalonate decarboxylase encodes MKATAHTNIALIKYWGKKNTELNLPTTSSLSLTLDKFYTTTSVEPADYDGFILNNQVVDSTRVHRFLDILRQQLGDFTPLQVVSENHVPTSAGLASSASAFAALTGAVTQELGIDLSKEELSRLARRGSGSASRSFFGNFAMWHKGIDDASSFAESLNAPELPIALVVAEVCDAPKKITSTEGMKRAITSPNYEHWLSKSANQFIDMQHAILDQDIDKIGALAEDNALGMHALNLTATRNPFTYFTDKTQLVLSLIQDMRHQGILAYATIDAGPNVKIITTTQEAPQIVTILKQAMPSLKLEIAQSGPGISYD; translated from the coding sequence ATGAAAGCTACTGCCCATACAAATATTGCCCTCATAAAATACTGGGGAAAAAAAAATACAGAACTAAATCTACCGACAACTAGTTCACTTTCGTTAACACTAGACAAGTTTTACACAACCACTTCCGTGGAACCTGCAGATTATGATGGTTTCATTTTGAACAATCAAGTCGTTGACTCTACCCGTGTTCATCGCTTTTTAGATATTTTGCGGCAACAGTTGGGTGATTTTACACCACTGCAGGTGGTTTCTGAAAATCATGTCCCTACAAGTGCTGGATTAGCATCCTCTGCTTCCGCTTTCGCTGCATTAACAGGAGCTGTTACACAGGAGTTAGGAATAGACTTATCGAAGGAAGAATTGTCCCGCTTAGCCCGTCGTGGTTCTGGTTCAGCTAGTCGCTCCTTTTTTGGTAATTTTGCCATGTGGCATAAAGGTATTGACGACGCGTCTTCTTTTGCTGAGAGCCTTAACGCACCTGAATTGCCCATTGCCTTGGTTGTTGCTGAGGTGTGTGATGCGCCTAAAAAAATAACTTCAACTGAAGGAATGAAACGTGCTATTACTTCACCAAATTATGAGCACTGGCTATCAAAGTCGGCTAATCAATTCATTGATATGCAACATGCTATCCTAGATCAAGATATTGACAAAATTGGTGCTTTGGCTGAAGATAATGCCTTGGGCATGCATGCTTTAAATTTAACAGCTACAAGAAATCCATTCACTTATTTTACAGACAAAACACAATTAGTTTTATCTTTGATACAAGATATGCGCCATCAGGGGATATTAGCCTATGCCACAATTGATGCAGGGCCAAATGTTAAAATCATCACAACAACGCAAGAAGCACCCCAAATTGTGACCATTCTAAAGCAGGCCATGCCATCTCTGAAACTTGAAATTGCTCAAAGCGGGCCCGGAATTTCTTATGACTAA
- the mvk gene encoding mevalonate kinase: protein MLSQMNGVGQSHAKAILIGEHAVIYGEPAIAIPLPNMTVTATLRPAFRGQTIDGAEFHGDLSELGANVEGIRQLLLRLINKFKMAHTPFLLSIESNVPQERGFGASAALATAITRAFFDYFNTTLSNTELNYFTNIEEVISHGSPSGLDATTVNSNNPIWFIKNKTMEKFEMNLSGTLVLADTGIHGQTVHAVSIVKEFLMNDQERAWSTISHLGQIAEKIRMDISENNPEHLGMMFTAAHHELQSLGISHPKLDKLVNAANHAGALGAKLTGAGIGGAMFALARNNNDAISIANALNKAGAQNTWIQPL, encoded by the coding sequence ATGTTAAGTCAAATGAATGGCGTAGGTCAATCCCACGCAAAAGCAATATTAATCGGCGAACACGCTGTTATTTATGGTGAACCCGCCATTGCAATTCCCTTGCCAAATATGACGGTCACCGCTACATTGAGACCAGCATTCCGTGGTCAAACAATTGATGGTGCTGAATTCCATGGCGATTTAAGTGAACTTGGCGCAAACGTTGAAGGTATCCGACAGCTACTATTACGTTTAATTAATAAATTTAAAATGGCTCATACACCATTCCTGCTTTCTATTGAATCGAATGTTCCTCAAGAGCGAGGTTTTGGTGCTTCAGCAGCTCTGGCAACTGCAATTACAAGAGCCTTTTTCGATTACTTCAACACAACTTTAAGTAATACAGAATTAAACTACTTCACAAATATTGAGGAAGTTATTTCCCATGGATCCCCTTCTGGTTTAGATGCCACCACCGTTAATTCAAACAACCCAATCTGGTTTATCAAGAACAAAACAATGGAAAAATTCGAGATGAACTTATCAGGTACATTGGTATTAGCCGATACGGGTATCCATGGTCAAACAGTTCATGCTGTCAGTATAGTCAAAGAATTTTTGATGAATGATCAAGAACGCGCTTGGTCAACGATTAGTCATCTCGGACAAATTGCTGAGAAAATACGAATGGATATTTCTGAAAATAATCCAGAGCATCTAGGTATGATGTTTACAGCAGCACATCACGAATTACAATCATTGGGTATATCACATCCCAAACTCGACAAACTAGTTAATGCTGCGAATCATGCTGGTGCTTTAGGAGCAAAGTTAACAGGTGCTGGCATTGGTGGCGCTATGTTTGCTTTAGCTAGAAACAACAATGACGCAATCTCAATTGCCAATGCTCTCAATAAAGCTGGCGCACAAAATACATGGATTCAACCCTTATGA
- a CDS encoding formate/nitrite transporter family protein → MHTNDEMQALLVDTARRKVGYPLRKKLTLGILGGVAISLGFLAAIRAMAPLTAIHSPLVSLVGASLFPVGLIMIVFTGQELATGNMFILGYGALNRNLDWLRYFFEVIIITLLNGLGAILFAYIFGHYLGLTEVDIYGKQVATMAMAKVTSNMPMIFISAIGANWLVAMGVYLGMVAKDAIGKIVGMWFPVMVFVLIGFNHVIANFFLLPAAYFNGTITLAQMMHNLVPAFLGNTLGGLLLAASLYFTKDKNNA, encoded by the coding sequence ATGCACACAAACGATGAAATGCAAGCATTGCTGGTTGACACTGCCCGAAGAAAAGTTGGCTATCCTCTCAGGAAGAAACTGACGCTGGGAATACTAGGTGGAGTTGCCATTTCCTTAGGATTTTTAGCAGCAATTCGTGCAATGGCACCACTAACTGCTATTCATTCGCCCCTTGTCTCCTTGGTCGGTGCATCTTTATTTCCGGTCGGACTAATTATGATTGTGTTTACTGGACAAGAGCTAGCCACTGGAAATATGTTTATTCTTGGTTACGGTGCTTTGAATCGTAATTTGGATTGGTTACGTTATTTTTTTGAAGTCATAATTATAACTTTGCTGAACGGACTTGGTGCGATTTTATTCGCCTATATTTTTGGCCACTATTTAGGACTGACTGAGGTAGATATTTATGGTAAACAAGTTGCGACAATGGCAATGGCTAAAGTAACGTCAAATATGCCGATGATTTTCATTTCAGCAATCGGTGCAAATTGGTTGGTGGCAATGGGGGTATACTTAGGAATGGTTGCTAAGGATGCTATTGGAAAAATAGTAGGTATGTGGTTTCCAGTCATGGTTTTTGTGTTAATTGGGTTCAATCATGTTATTGCTAATTTTTTCTTGCTACCGGCTGCGTATTTTAATGGTACGATTACATTGGCGCAAATGATGCATAATCTTGTGCCAGCATTTCTAGGCAACACGTTAGGTGGCTTATTACTCGCTGCTTCACTTTATTTCACAAAGGATAAAAATAATGCTTGA
- a CDS encoding phosphomevalonate kinase produces MTKILIPGKLFLAGEYAITNPGNAALIVAITTGLAIEINTAREFSTITSNIITDDLTLNINQKIPEQTDDWRFVRAAVNLMVQYIHLKRNRPTLQEINIDIKSNMNHRTGKIGLGSSAAVVVGIVAALNNHFKLNLTLLTQFKIAALAHLHVQKNGSLGDVAAITYGGVIAYQSPDLSQYQTADKNWLQPDIVDVPWKKLNIVPLEWPQNWQILLGATHESADTSKALSSKTLPTSFFKESQHITDDVVQSVINSDYEQFSKALRLNQTVLRNTLSQEYVTPKLDILLQTLGSIAGKISGAGFGDNGFAVVNKPTDLPEKWLSAEIEPHYVQIAPQNRG; encoded by the coding sequence ATGACTAAAATATTAATCCCTGGTAAACTCTTTTTGGCTGGTGAATATGCAATTACTAATCCTGGCAACGCTGCACTAATTGTTGCCATTACTACAGGGTTAGCAATAGAAATCAACACAGCCCGTGAATTTTCCACTATTACTTCTAATATCATTACAGATGATTTGACTTTAAATATCAACCAAAAAATACCAGAACAAACTGATGATTGGCGGTTTGTTCGCGCGGCCGTCAATCTAATGGTTCAATATATTCACCTAAAAAGAAATAGGCCCACATTACAAGAAATCAATATTGACATCAAAAGTAATATGAATCACCGTACAGGTAAGATTGGTCTAGGTTCATCTGCAGCAGTGGTTGTAGGTATTGTAGCGGCTTTAAATAACCATTTCAAACTCAACCTTACCTTACTCACTCAATTTAAAATTGCAGCGCTCGCACACTTGCACGTGCAGAAAAATGGCTCATTAGGTGATGTTGCAGCGATTACATATGGCGGTGTTATTGCATATCAAAGTCCAGATTTGTCTCAATATCAAACGGCAGACAAAAACTGGCTGCAACCTGATATTGTAGATGTTCCATGGAAAAAACTAAACATCGTTCCCCTGGAATGGCCGCAAAACTGGCAAATTCTCTTAGGCGCCACACATGAAAGTGCTGATACAAGTAAAGCACTTTCATCAAAAACTTTACCAACTTCTTTTTTCAAAGAAAGCCAACATATCACTGACGACGTTGTTCAATCAGTTATTAACAGTGACTACGAGCAATTTTCAAAGGCTTTAAGGTTAAACCAAACCGTCCTACGGAACACATTATCCCAGGAATACGTTACACCAAAACTAGATATACTACTTCAGACACTTGGCAGTATAGCAGGAAAAATCAGTGGGGCCGGATTTGGTGATAATGGCTTTGCTGTTGTTAATAAACCTACAGATTTACCAGAAAAGTGGCTTTCAGCTGAAATTGAGCCACATTACGTCCAAATTGCTCCACAGAATCGAGGTTAG
- a CDS encoding type 2 isopentenyl-diphosphate Delta-isomerase yields MTESAQSHRKDEHLSLGVKLWRQNTIPVIGATYDDVRWLPNTFPEMSVSEVDVSTKLFGHHFKCPFYIEAMTGGSALTGRINMELAEVAAESNIAMAVGSQSIALKEPETRDTFTIVRKKNPDGFLFANLGADHPISNVRTAIDMIDANAIELHVNAAQELVMAEGDREFYWLDNLAEIIAKSPVPVIIKEVGFGMSQSTFKQIADLNPAAINVGGANGTNFSIIEQRRNRLSEAVNLDHYGLSTVESLLEANLAKNRFPLIATGGIQNVNHVITSLMLGASLTSSAGFMLTTLMEKGQKSLLEEIHAWQVALPRLFTLLGAQNITELQHKPLIYSPNLQNFIAQQKASQ; encoded by the coding sequence ATGACTGAATCCGCTCAATCTCATCGTAAAGATGAACATCTATCACTTGGTGTCAAACTCTGGCGTCAAAATACAATACCTGTCATTGGTGCAACCTATGATGATGTACGTTGGTTACCCAATACTTTTCCCGAAATGAGTGTGTCAGAAGTGGATGTTTCAACCAAATTATTTGGTCACCACTTTAAATGTCCATTCTACATTGAAGCCATGACAGGCGGATCAGCTTTAACTGGTCGCATCAATATGGAACTTGCTGAGGTAGCTGCTGAATCAAATATTGCTATGGCAGTTGGCTCACAATCAATTGCACTAAAAGAACCAGAAACACGTGATACATTCACAATTGTTCGTAAGAAGAATCCCGATGGCTTTCTATTTGCCAATTTAGGGGCTGATCATCCTATTTCAAATGTTCGTACTGCCATTGATATGATTGATGCTAATGCCATCGAACTTCATGTTAATGCCGCCCAAGAACTCGTCATGGCTGAAGGTGATCGTGAATTCTATTGGCTAGACAATCTTGCTGAAATTATCGCAAAGTCACCCGTTCCAGTAATAATTAAGGAAGTCGGATTTGGCATGAGTCAGTCTACTTTCAAACAAATTGCTGATTTGAATCCAGCTGCTATTAATGTTGGCGGAGCAAACGGAACAAATTTTTCTATTATTGAACAAAGGCGTAATCGCCTTTCTGAAGCTGTTAATTTAGATCATTACGGATTATCAACCGTCGAAAGTTTGTTAGAAGCCAATCTGGCTAAAAATCGTTTTCCCCTAATTGCAACAGGTGGCATTCAAAATGTGAACCATGTGATTACTAGTCTCATGTTGGGTGCATCTTTAACTTCTAGTGCCGGTTTCATGCTCACAACACTAATGGAAAAAGGTCAAAAATCATTACTAGAAGAAATTCACGCATGGCAAGTAGCATTACCACGTCTATTCACATTACTTGGTGCTCAAAATATCACGGAACTACAACATAAACCACTAATATACAGCCCTAACTTACAAAATTTTATTGCACAACAAAAAGCATCTCAATGA
- the hpt gene encoding hypoxanthine phosphoribosyltransferase: MKPLITHPAIKGVLATETDIQAQVQRVANELTTKFEENKERPIFIAVLKGGVIFATDLLRKMPLDVDFDFVDVKSYSGAASTGQVKVVHDVSMDLTGRDVVIVDEIIDSGRTMQWLQNYFELKGASSVTTVALADKKEARVVDFEVDYFGLEVPDEFLVGYGMDYNNFFRNLPVIAIVDFDKVDLIK, translated from the coding sequence ATGAAACCTTTAATCACACACCCAGCTATCAAAGGGGTGTTGGCGACAGAAACAGATATTCAAGCACAGGTTCAGCGTGTAGCTAATGAATTAACTACAAAGTTCGAGGAAAATAAAGAACGGCCTATTTTTATTGCCGTACTAAAAGGTGGGGTTATCTTCGCCACCGATCTACTTCGAAAGATGCCACTGGATGTTGATTTTGATTTTGTAGACGTTAAAAGTTATTCAGGCGCAGCATCAACTGGACAAGTTAAAGTAGTTCATGATGTTAGTATGGATTTGACTGGGCGCGATGTTGTTATTGTTGATGAAATTATTGATTCTGGTAGAACAATGCAGTGGCTGCAAAATTATTTCGAATTAAAAGGTGCCTCAAGTGTTACTACAGTGGCATTGGCTGATAAGAAAGAGGCTAGAGTAGTTGATTTTGAGGTTGATTATTTCGGTTTGGAAGTGCCAGATGAATTTCTTGTAGGTTATGGTATGGACTACAATAACTTTTTCAGAAACCTACCAGTAATTGCTATTGTTGATTTTGACAAAGTCGACTTAATAAAATAG
- a CDS encoding aminotransferase class I/II-fold pyridoxal phosphate-dependent enzyme, translating into MKTFSNRVAAITASPTLAMNALAKQMQAEGIDVINLGVGEPDFQTPKNISDAAIEAIQAQKTSFYTPASGLLGLKQAIVKNVDQRYKSGITTQNVSVTTGAKLSLYVLMQVLLNPGDAVVTAAPEWVSYVEQIKLAGGELIEIHSESSSMKLTVSDLDKIKETVKLIIVNSPTNPTGQVYSKQEIQDILDWSNAHGTYVILDEIYGQLVYNGAEFTSGLQLQQLENSAMIIVDGVSKAYSMTGWRIGWTLASSEIISAMNKLLGHMTSNPTVAAQYAAIEALNGEQDTVEKMRQAFEQRLNVTFDAINQISGLHVDVKPQGAFYLFPKVDDKLMKQVGVSNTVALSTKILEEAHVALPAGEGFGMPGYLRLSYAKDQDTLNEAVLRLTQFFKKYTKD; encoded by the coding sequence GTGAAGACTTTTTCGAATCGGGTAGCTGCTATAACTGCTTCCCCAACGCTAGCTATGAACGCCCTTGCTAAGCAAATGCAGGCAGAAGGTATTGATGTTATTAATTTAGGCGTAGGTGAGCCTGATTTTCAAACACCTAAAAATATTTCTGATGCAGCAATTGAAGCAATTCAAGCACAAAAAACCAGTTTTTATACACCAGCTAGTGGTTTACTTGGATTAAAGCAAGCTATTGTTAAAAATGTAGATCAACGATATAAATCAGGTATTACTACGCAAAATGTTTCGGTAACGACAGGGGCAAAATTATCATTGTACGTATTGATGCAAGTTTTACTGAATCCTGGTGACGCAGTTGTTACTGCAGCTCCGGAGTGGGTCAGTTACGTTGAGCAAATTAAGCTGGCTGGTGGTGAACTGATAGAGATTCATTCGGAAAGCTCGTCGATGAAGTTAACTGTTTCAGATTTAGATAAGATCAAAGAAACAGTTAAGCTGATTATTGTTAATTCCCCTACCAATCCGACTGGGCAAGTATACAGTAAACAAGAGATTCAAGATATCCTAGATTGGTCAAATGCACATGGAACTTATGTTATTTTAGACGAAATATATGGTCAACTTGTTTATAATGGTGCCGAATTTACATCTGGATTACAGTTACAACAACTTGAAAACAGTGCTATGATTATTGTTGATGGTGTGTCTAAAGCATACTCAATGACAGGATGGCGGATAGGGTGGACTTTGGCAAGTTCAGAAATTATTTCGGCAATGAATAAACTATTGGGCCACATGACGTCCAATCCCACAGTAGCAGCTCAATATGCAGCAATTGAGGCATTGAATGGGGAGCAAGACACTGTTGAAAAAATGCGTCAAGCGTTTGAACAACGGTTAAATGTGACTTTTGATGCAATAAATCAAATTAGTGGACTACATGTTGATGTGAAGCCGCAAGGTGCCTTTTATCTATTTCCAAAAGTTGATGACAAATTAATGAAGCAGGTTGGCGTAAGCAATACTGTTGCATTATCAACAAAAATTTTGGAAGAAGCGCATGTTGCTTTACCGGCCGGTGAAGGATTCGGTATGCCAGGTTATCTGCGCTTGAGCTATGCTAAAGACCAAGATACCCTTAATGAAGCAGTTTTACGTTTAACGCAATTCTTTAAAAAATATACGAAAGATTAA